A window of Phaseolus vulgaris cultivar G19833 chromosome 4, P. vulgaris v2.0, whole genome shotgun sequence genomic DNA:
TTTATCATATGCTTTCCTTGCTACTTGTTGATTTAATTTCACACTTAGATAGATACTTTTAATTGTACTGACTATTGTTTTGTGGTTGATGCTCATTACAAGTGGCAATGGTCCCTGTCTTTGAATCTTCCATGTTTTTGGTAACAGTAACTCTAATTTTCTTGCAGTAAAAAAGAGATGAACAATAAAGTATTGAGTGTCCAAGAATTGTAATTTGTCTTTTCTGATAAACTACACACTCTGTTGCTTTCTCTTGATCTGAATCCATGTGCCTGATTGTTGCTGACATGTTGCACTTAAATTGGTTCAGTTGTACAATGTTAGTTTCTATGTGTATTGTGACTGAGATCCTAGATTATTTGACATGAATGATACTCATTTTGATAGCTTCCTCCACAAAGGTTAAATGGAGAAGTTAAGAATTGAAGTGACTACTTGGAAATATGAGCTTGTTTCTTTTACCCACCTCCCTTTATAACATTCCAAAGTCAGAATTAATCTTGACATCTCAATTGGCTCGATTATTTGTTTCTTGGTATTATTTCATTTCTTGAAATACTTTCTCATAGATTTCATATCCATGTTTGCCATTCACAAGCGATTGTTTTCCTGTATAGGCAGTAAAGAGGAAGCATTTTTTGATTCCAAGCCCTGGTTAGACTCAGACTGTGAAGATGATTTCTACAGTGTCAATGGTGGTAAGGATTCCCTGTAACTCTCTTTCCTTTGGTACTCTTTTCTGGCTGAATTAGTTTACTTGGTCATTTTGTTATGTGTAAATGTAATTATGATATGAATGATGAGTAGTGGTGAGACATTTGTGTGCAATAAtagtagagaaaaataaatagtgTATGCAAttgtaaaacatttttatatctAATTGTTATCAAGTTGTTGATTTTTATAATAACCCCTTTAAAAGTCATACATGGTTGATAAAAAGTGcataaaaattaatatcataGTAATATATAATGGTAAACTTATACTGTCATGACATTTAGTTTGCCATGGACTTGGTATCATAATCAGCCTTTGTGTAATGCAAGTTGATGAAGGAAGAACATACTGGTCATTACAAATTTTGGATATGTTGTTTTACCATTTTCTTTGTAGTTTCTCTTTCACTGATTTTCATTACTCTCTCCAACCACCTTCAGCTGTATTGTCTATTTCATTTTATGCAGACTTTACACCATCTCGAGGGACCACACCAGTTCACCATACTTTTGGGACCCCTTCTAGGAGTAGAATTCCTGGTTCTATTTCAATTGCTGAACCATCCCCagacaagaaaaagaaactgtTAGAACTTTTTCGTGAAAGTGTCAGAGATGACCAGGTTGATGGCCCTGGATACAAAGAAGTCAAACCTACCATACAACATGTTATGCCTAAATCTGCACATTCAACTCCTTTTATCTCAGGGGCTAACTCCACTTGTAGTAGTGAAAGAACCTTGAGTGATGATCGTGCATCCATTAGACAGAAACCAGTTAAGTCTTTGCAGTGGTGCATTCCTAGCTTGTCCTCATGCAGAAGCTTTAGGGAGAGAAGTAGGAAGACAAGTCCTGCAATAGAAGTAAATGGAAAACATTGAGTTCTCTTGCAATCTGATGAACCAAAGTTTGTCTTATGAGTTTAATTTACACTCACTATGTTAATGTAAAACAATTTTACACCGATATCCAATAAGATTTTGTCATCTTATCTAGTTTTTCTTATTCCTTAATATGATAATATGATAAATTGTTTCTGGATGTTTGTGTagaactgattttttttttttttttctgaaagtGCATATAAATTGAACTCTTCTTTGATATCCCGGAAAGTGGTTGGACTAAATTTTGGTGATGTTCATCAATGTAAACACAAACATAACATTTGCTGTAACTTCAATAAATCACCAATTTTTCACAATCCAAACGTATCAAAACATCATGAAGATGTCAAAATTGAAAGGGTCCAGAGAATTATGAACCCAACTAGATTTATACAACAATTTATTAGATTAATAATCATAACATTATTCTCAATCCTAATACAAAAAAAACAAGAGCATTTTTTTTTCCTGaattattcaattttcaaaCAAGTTATTTATGCCACCAGAGATACTCTCTGTCTTCCACATTCAATTAAAGGAGACAACATAAAAGAAAGGGTGATAAATAAAAGGACAGTCatgaaactattttaaaagaaaGGGAGACAAATGACAATAAGTAGTCATGGATTcatatttgttaatttttatcaGAGAATCTGGTTTTCCCAACTCCTAATGAAGTAATATTTATGAAAGCTATATTTGAAAATGTGAACATGTGACATATGATCAGTTTCATTGGGACAATAAGATGTTTTGGCTGAATGGTAGACCTTACAGTGTGCATGTGCATTAAGCAATCATAGCTTTAGTTGGTTACTGAAAATGATGAAGGGTTTAACTTCTTCTGCATCCAAAAGTAAAAGGTAACAAAAATAAAGgtgaagaaaaatattaaagatagtAACCACGTGAATGATCCTACACATATGGATTGCTTTAACCATTTTAATGGTTGGGTTTACTTGCTTTGCATCCAAACTATTTAATGTTTCatttttcaaaaagattttATTTTGAAGTATTTAGTTGAAATTTGATGatttacacttaaaaaaaatatt
This region includes:
- the LOC137837125 gene encoding uncharacterized protein At3g27210-like, which translates into the protein MGSCSSVPRKANADMKFKLSLGSKSEKLVIPPSPIKGQPPNGDFKWSTARSTTTFTDHGSKEEAFFDSKPWLDSDCEDDFYSVNGDFTPSRGTTPVHHTFGTPSRSRIPGSISIAEPSPDKKKKLLELFRESVRDDQVDGPGYKEVKPTIQHVMPKSAHSTPFISGANSTCSSERTLSDDRASIRQKPVKSLQWCIPSLSSCRSFRERSRKTSPAIEVNGKH